One region of Anaeromyxobacter paludicola genomic DNA includes:
- the uvrA gene encoding excinuclease ABC subunit UvrA: MSEPDHIIVKGAREHNLKSVTLEIPKKQLVVFTGVSGSGKSSLAFDTLYAEGQRRYVESLSSYARQFLGQMEKPRYDTIRGLSPTISIEQKAASNNPRSTVGTITEVHDYLRVLYASIGVQHCPSCGRQVGKQTAQQIVEAILALPEGSRILVLAPLVQNRKGEYRELLGDVAKRGFSRVRVDGMIHALTERLALDKKLKHDIELVVDRIVVKEGVKGRLTDSVETALREGKGTLIVADAEKEQKVGPGIDPEEYKRHDRFFSETNACHTCGLSFSELAPQNFSFNSPLGSCQECQGLGTRAEMDPDLIIPDPSLTIREGAVEPWASGMERGEGWTFEFVEHLSRSLGLDLDTPWGKLSKRDRDIVLNGNEGMARTRIVWEGVLNQLYRRFKSTGSEAMRRYYMRYFSDKPCPACEGERLKPESRAVKVRGRGIVDLSRLTIVDAHQWLSDLALAGNEARIADELLKEIKNRLKFLLDVGLGYLTLDRPGPSLSGGESQRIRLASQMGSELTGVIYILDEPSIGLHQRDNGKLLATLKRLRDIGNSVIVVEHDEETMEEADWLVDFGPGAGAHGGEVVSQGTPAAVKADPRSLTGAYLSGRAEIPVPERRRPRKHGAITIAGATENNLQDVTVEFPLGTFTAVTGVSGAGKSTLVNAVLRPALMRHLYGTREVPGKHRALRGYEAIDKVIDINQQPIGRTPRSNPATYTKVFDFVREVFAQTPEARAFGYQPGRFSFNVKGGRCEACQGDGMKLVEMHFLADVLVPCEVCGGKRFNDATLRVQFKGKNVAEVLDLSVKEAIEHFAHHREIVRILQTLDDVGLGYIKLGQPSPTLSGGEAQRIKLSRELARVGTGKTLYILDEPTTGLHFEDVKKLLAVLDRLVDAGNTVVVIEHNLDVIKYADWLVDLGPEGGHGGGQVIAEGTPEEVARVKASHTGHYLAKVLAHHQTRGTRGRAQVLAGS, encoded by the coding sequence CAGCGCCGCTACGTGGAGTCCCTCTCCTCGTACGCACGGCAGTTCCTCGGGCAGATGGAGAAGCCCCGGTACGACACCATCCGCGGCCTGTCGCCCACCATCTCCATCGAGCAGAAGGCGGCCTCCAACAACCCCCGCTCCACGGTCGGGACCATCACCGAGGTGCACGACTACCTGCGCGTGCTCTACGCCTCCATCGGCGTGCAGCACTGCCCGTCCTGCGGGCGGCAGGTGGGCAAGCAGACCGCCCAGCAGATCGTGGAGGCGATCCTCGCCCTGCCGGAGGGCTCGCGCATCCTGGTGCTGGCCCCCCTCGTCCAGAACCGGAAGGGCGAGTACCGCGAGCTCCTCGGCGACGTCGCCAAGCGCGGCTTCTCCCGGGTCCGCGTGGACGGCATGATCCACGCCCTCACCGAGCGGCTCGCCCTCGACAAGAAGCTGAAGCACGACATCGAGCTCGTGGTGGACCGGATCGTGGTGAAGGAGGGCGTGAAGGGGCGCCTCACCGACTCGGTCGAGACGGCGCTGCGCGAGGGCAAGGGCACGCTCATCGTCGCCGACGCCGAGAAGGAGCAGAAGGTCGGGCCGGGCATCGACCCCGAGGAGTACAAGCGGCACGATCGCTTCTTCTCCGAGACCAACGCCTGCCACACCTGCGGGCTCAGCTTCTCCGAGCTCGCCCCGCAGAACTTCTCCTTCAACAGCCCGCTCGGCAGCTGCCAGGAGTGCCAGGGGCTCGGCACCCGGGCCGAGATGGACCCGGACCTCATCATCCCCGACCCGTCGCTCACCATCCGCGAGGGCGCGGTGGAGCCCTGGGCGAGCGGGATGGAGCGGGGCGAGGGCTGGACCTTCGAGTTCGTCGAGCACCTCTCCCGCTCGCTGGGGCTCGACCTCGACACCCCGTGGGGCAAGCTCTCGAAGCGCGACCGTGACATCGTCCTCAACGGCAACGAGGGGATGGCGCGCACCCGGATCGTCTGGGAGGGCGTGCTGAACCAGCTCTACCGGCGCTTCAAGTCCACCGGCTCGGAGGCGATGCGCCGCTACTACATGCGCTACTTCTCCGACAAGCCCTGCCCCGCCTGCGAGGGGGAGCGGCTCAAGCCGGAGAGCCGCGCGGTGAAGGTGCGCGGCCGCGGCATCGTGGACCTGTCCCGCCTCACCATCGTGGACGCCCACCAGTGGCTCTCCGACCTGGCGCTCGCCGGGAACGAGGCCCGCATCGCCGACGAGCTCCTCAAGGAGATCAAGAACCGGCTCAAGTTCCTGCTCGACGTGGGGCTCGGGTACCTCACGCTCGACCGCCCCGGCCCCTCGCTCTCGGGCGGCGAGAGCCAGCGCATCCGGCTCGCCTCGCAGATGGGCTCGGAGCTCACCGGGGTCATCTACATCCTCGACGAGCCTTCCATCGGCCTGCACCAGCGCGACAACGGCAAGCTCCTCGCCACCCTCAAGCGGCTGCGCGACATCGGCAACTCGGTGATCGTGGTCGAGCACGACGAGGAGACCATGGAGGAGGCCGACTGGCTCGTGGACTTCGGCCCCGGGGCCGGCGCCCACGGCGGCGAGGTGGTGTCGCAGGGCACGCCGGCCGCGGTGAAGGCCGACCCGCGCTCGCTCACCGGCGCCTACCTGTCCGGCCGGGCCGAGATCCCCGTCCCGGAGCGGCGCCGCCCGCGCAAGCACGGCGCCATCACGATCGCCGGCGCCACCGAGAACAACCTGCAGGACGTCACGGTCGAGTTCCCGCTCGGCACCTTCACCGCGGTCACCGGGGTCTCCGGCGCGGGCAAGTCCACGCTCGTGAACGCGGTGCTCCGGCCGGCCCTGATGCGCCACCTCTACGGCACGCGCGAGGTGCCCGGGAAGCACCGGGCGCTGCGCGGCTACGAGGCCATCGACAAGGTCATCGACATCAACCAGCAGCCCATCGGCCGCACCCCGCGCTCGAACCCGGCCACCTACACCAAGGTGTTCGACTTCGTGCGCGAGGTCTTCGCCCAGACCCCGGAGGCGCGCGCCTTCGGGTACCAGCCCGGCCGCTTCAGCTTCAACGTGAAGGGCGGGCGCTGCGAGGCCTGCCAGGGCGACGGCATGAAGCTCGTGGAGATGCACTTCCTCGCCGACGTGCTCGTGCCCTGCGAGGTGTGCGGCGGCAAGCGCTTCAACGACGCCACCCTGCGCGTGCAGTTCAAGGGCAAGAACGTCGCCGAGGTGCTCGACCTCTCGGTGAAGGAGGCCATCGAGCACTTCGCCCACCACCGCGAGATCGTCCGCATCCTCCAGACCCTCGACGACGTGGGGCTCGGCTACATCAAGCTCGGCCAGCCCTCCCCCACCCTCTCCGGCGGCGAGGCGCAGCGCATCAAGCTCTCGCGCGAGCTCGCCCGCGTCGGGACCGGCAAGACCCTCTACATCCTCGACGAGCCGACCACCGGGCTGCACTTCGAGGACGTGAAGAAGCTCCTCGCCGTGCTCGACCGGCTGGTGGACGCCGGCAACACCGTGGTGGTCATCGAGCACAACCTCGACGTCATCAAGTACGCCGACTGGCTCGTGGACCTCGGTCCCGAGGGCGGCCACGGCGGCGGCCAGGTCATCGCCGAGGGGACGCCGGAGGAGGTGGCGCGCGTGAAGGCCAGCCACACCGGCCACTACCTCGCGAAGGTGCTGGCCCACCACCAGACGCGCGGCACCCGCGGCCGGGCCCAGGTGCTCGCGGGCTCCTGA